The following are encoded together in the Streptomyces asoensis genome:
- a CDS encoding MFS transporter, whose amino-acid sequence MTQTTETPATAGDRQPASDRGRDRRRVRVHRAWFVAAVTFVTIIGAAAFRSLPGLLIDPLHQEFGWSRGTIGAAVSVNLALYGLTAPFAAALMDRFGIRRVVAVALTVISAGSLLTVWMTAAWQLMLYWGLLVGLGSGSMALAFAATVTNRWFTERRGLVSGILTAASASGQLIFLPLLSWTVTRYDWRPAAVTVALAALAVVPFVWLLLRDHPADVGHKPYGSAEFVPKPPPVPGAARRTLRVLLSAVRTGPFWLLAGTFAICGASTNGLVQTHFVPAAHDHGMPVTAAASLLAVIGVFDVVGTIASGWFTDRFEPRRLLAVYYALRGVSLLFLPMLLAPSVHPPMIFFIVFYGLDWVATVPPTLALCREQYGEDSAIVFGWVLASHQVGAAVVAFAGGLARDAFGSYDLVWYASGALCAAAALMALVIRRTPATPATLAPATA is encoded by the coding sequence GTGACCCAGACAACCGAAACGCCGGCGACCGCCGGGGACCGGCAGCCCGCTTCCGACCGTGGCCGTGACCGCCGGCGCGTCCGTGTCCACCGCGCCTGGTTCGTCGCCGCCGTCACCTTCGTCACGATCATCGGCGCCGCGGCCTTCCGTTCGCTCCCCGGCCTGCTCATCGACCCGCTGCACCAGGAGTTCGGCTGGTCGCGCGGCACGATCGGCGCGGCGGTCTCGGTCAACCTCGCGCTGTACGGCCTCACCGCCCCGTTCGCGGCGGCGCTGATGGACCGCTTCGGCATCCGCCGGGTGGTCGCGGTGGCCCTGACCGTGATCTCGGCCGGCTCGCTGCTGACGGTGTGGATGACGGCGGCCTGGCAACTGATGCTGTACTGGGGCCTGCTGGTGGGCCTCGGCTCGGGATCGATGGCCCTGGCCTTCGCGGCGACCGTCACCAACCGCTGGTTCACCGAGCGCCGCGGCCTGGTCAGCGGCATCCTGACCGCGGCCTCCGCCTCCGGGCAGCTGATCTTCCTGCCCCTGCTGTCGTGGACGGTCACGCGCTACGACTGGCGCCCGGCGGCCGTGACGGTCGCGCTGGCCGCGCTCGCCGTCGTGCCCTTCGTCTGGCTGCTGCTGCGCGACCACCCCGCCGACGTGGGCCACAAGCCCTACGGCTCGGCGGAGTTCGTCCCCAAGCCGCCCCCGGTGCCGGGCGCCGCGCGCCGCACCCTGCGGGTCCTCCTCTCGGCGGTCCGCACGGGCCCGTTCTGGCTGCTGGCCGGCACCTTCGCGATCTGCGGCGCCTCGACGAACGGCCTGGTGCAGACCCACTTCGTGCCGGCCGCCCACGACCACGGCATGCCCGTCACGGCGGCGGCCTCGCTGCTCGCGGTCATCGGGGTGTTCGACGTCGTCGGCACGATCGCCTCCGGCTGGTTCACCGACCGCTTCGAGCCCCGTCGGCTGCTGGCGGTGTACTACGCGCTGCGGGGGGTGTCGCTGCTCTTCCTGCCGATGCTGCTGGCGCCCTCCGTGCACCCTCCGATGATCTTCTTCATCGTCTTCTACGGGCTCGACTGGGTCGCCACCGTTCCGCCCACCCTGGCCTTGTGCCGTGAGCAGTACGGCGAGGACAGCGCCATCGTCTTCGGGTGGGTGCTGGCCTCCCACCAGGTCGGCGCGGCGGTGGTGGCCTTCGCGGGCGGCCTCGCGCGCGACGCCTTCGGCTCGTACGACCTGGTCTGGTACGCCTCGGGGGCGCTGTGCGCCGCGGCGGCGCTGATGGCGCTGGTCATCCGGCGCACCCCGGCGACCCCGGCGACCCTGGCACCGGCGACGGCGTGA
- a CDS encoding enoyl-CoA hydratase/isomerase family protein, giving the protein MRWWTGGQVGHLVLDRPEALNALTPAMRERLITLLGGASADPEVRAVVLTGTGRGFCAGADLRGGSASGERVAGDVARTLRLGAQRLVAAVMDCEKPVIAAVNGTAAGLGAHLALACDLVLAAESARFIEVFVRRGLVPDGGGAHLLPRLIGPQRAKELMFFGDALTAPDAAHLGLVNRVVPDGELEGTARAWAARLAAGPTRALSLTKQLVNASLDSDRATAFAAEAAAQEINMTTADAREGVASFVERREPKFTGR; this is encoded by the coding sequence GTGCGGTGGTGGACCGGCGGGCAGGTCGGGCATCTCGTGCTGGACCGCCCGGAAGCGCTCAACGCCCTCACGCCGGCGATGCGCGAGCGGCTGATCACCCTGCTCGGCGGGGCCTCCGCCGACCCCGAGGTACGGGCGGTGGTCCTCACCGGCACCGGCCGCGGCTTCTGCGCGGGAGCGGACCTGCGCGGCGGCTCCGCGTCCGGCGAGCGGGTGGCGGGGGACGTGGCCCGCACCCTGCGGCTGGGCGCCCAGCGGCTCGTCGCGGCCGTCATGGACTGTGAGAAGCCGGTGATCGCCGCCGTGAACGGCACCGCGGCCGGCCTGGGCGCGCACCTCGCCCTCGCCTGCGATCTGGTGCTGGCCGCCGAGTCGGCCCGGTTCATCGAGGTGTTCGTGCGCCGGGGCCTGGTCCCGGACGGCGGCGGCGCCCATCTCCTCCCCCGTCTGATCGGCCCGCAGCGCGCCAAGGAGCTGATGTTCTTCGGTGACGCGCTGACCGCGCCGGACGCCGCGCACCTCGGCCTGGTCAACCGGGTGGTCCCGGACGGCGAGCTGGAGGGGACGGCCCGCGCGTGGGCGGCCCGTCTGGCCGCGGGCCCCACCCGCGCCCTGTCCCTCACCAAGCAGCTGGTCAACGCCTCCCTCGACAGCGACCGCGCCACTGCGTTCGCCGCCGAGGCCGCCGCCCAGGAGATCAACATGACGACGGCGGACGCGCGGGAGGGCGTGGCGAGTTTCGTGGAGCGACGCGAGCCGAAGTTCACGGGCCGGTGA
- a CDS encoding cyclase family protein: MTLPVEFHDIAERVNNWGRWGADDEIGTLNLVTDDVVRAAAAEVRTGRRVPLALPLREDGVQTGLIPGRVNPLHSMVQINQEIFGPGTVACSDDLVTMGLQAGTHWDALTHVSHSGKLYNGRPAGTVTPHGGAEFSGIDKARHVVSRGVLLDVARARGVDRLAGGHAVTPQDLEAAEELAGVRVRAGDIVLVRTGQMQVYLAGDRQGYGYPSPGLSLRTPEWFHARDVAAVANDTLTFEIFPPETDDLWLPVHALHLVEMGMLQGQNWNLEELSTACGQEGRYAFLLSAMPEPFVGATGTPVAPVAVL; this comes from the coding sequence ATGACACTTCCGGTCGAGTTCCACGACATCGCCGAGCGCGTCAACAACTGGGGGCGGTGGGGGGCCGACGACGAGATCGGCACGCTGAACCTCGTCACCGACGACGTCGTCCGCGCGGCCGCCGCCGAGGTCCGCACCGGACGCCGCGTCCCGCTCGCCCTGCCGCTGCGCGAGGACGGCGTGCAGACCGGGCTGATCCCGGGGCGGGTCAACCCGCTGCACTCCATGGTGCAGATCAACCAGGAGATCTTCGGCCCCGGCACGGTGGCGTGCAGCGACGACCTCGTGACGATGGGACTCCAGGCCGGCACCCACTGGGACGCGCTGACCCACGTCTCGCACTCCGGGAAGCTCTACAACGGCCGGCCCGCCGGTACCGTCACCCCGCACGGCGGCGCCGAGTTCAGCGGTATCGACAAGGCCCGTCACGTCGTCTCGCGCGGGGTGCTGCTCGACGTGGCACGCGCGCGTGGCGTCGACCGGCTGGCCGGCGGGCACGCGGTCACCCCGCAGGACCTGGAGGCGGCGGAGGAACTGGCGGGCGTCCGGGTGCGCGCGGGCGACATCGTGCTCGTGCGGACCGGTCAGATGCAGGTGTACCTGGCGGGCGACAGGCAGGGGTACGGCTACCCGTCGCCGGGGCTGTCCCTGCGCACGCCGGAGTGGTTCCACGCGCGCGATGTGGCGGCCGTCGCCAACGACACCCTCACGTTCGAGATCTTCCCACCCGAGACGGACGACCTGTGGCTGCCCGTGCACGCGCTCCACCTCGTGGAGATGGGGATGCTCCAGGGTCAGAACTGGAATCTCGAAGAGTTGTCCACAGCCTGTGGACAAGAAGGGCGCTACGCGTTCCTGCTGTCGGCGATGCCCGAGCCGTTCGTCGGCGCGACGGGGACCCCGGTGGCGCCCGTGGCGGTGCTGTAG
- a CDS encoding multicopper oxidase family protein produces MTALSRRGVLKSLPLAAGAVLSAGAAGPPAVARQAADPAFPEPQTRSSSPATGRLETELTVRFTELDVPGIGTVKARTYEGTVPGPTLRVHPGDSLDITQINALPPDGGAEHHDMNVPHLFNTFNLHTHGLHVDPTGEADNVFRAFEPAATAGATTTYRSRVDVPAGHPAGTFWYHPHHHGSTATQLLSGLAGVLVVEGDVDEVPEIAAAREVVVCISELKLSGGRVPDLTSHGVYDGITSTFLVNGAKNPVLTIAPGEIQRWRIVNAGALTAQFLSLAGQEMHQIACDGITFPKPVPVTGLTLPMGGRVDLLVRGGRPGTYHLTGGGPSRQLLTLVVTGAARSMRLPATLPGRPVSLPAPTRRRTLTFRSYDNVFPGSFPNAYRILGDGETPPADTRAGRGDLAWGRLSSEYVNQRVRLGEVEEWTVVNDSHFHAHHPFHLHTNHFLVTAVDNRPLATPVWHDTVSVPPGGSVTFRLRAEDFTGRSMLHCHQLQHGDEGMMQIVEYVK; encoded by the coding sequence ATGACCGCTCTGTCCCGTCGTGGCGTACTGAAAAGCCTGCCCCTCGCCGCCGGAGCGGTCCTCTCCGCGGGCGCGGCCGGCCCGCCCGCGGTGGCCCGGCAGGCGGCCGACCCGGCCTTCCCGGAGCCGCAGACGCGCAGCTCGTCGCCGGCCACGGGGCGGCTGGAGACCGAGCTGACCGTGCGGTTCACCGAGCTGGACGTCCCCGGGATCGGCACCGTGAAGGCCCGCACCTACGAAGGGACGGTCCCGGGGCCGACGCTGCGGGTGCACCCGGGGGACTCCCTCGACATCACGCAGATCAACGCGCTGCCGCCGGACGGCGGCGCCGAGCACCACGACATGAACGTCCCGCACCTGTTCAACACGTTCAACCTGCACACCCACGGCCTGCACGTGGACCCCACGGGCGAGGCGGACAACGTCTTCCGCGCCTTCGAGCCCGCCGCCACGGCCGGGGCCACGACCACCTACCGCAGCAGGGTGGACGTACCGGCCGGTCATCCCGCCGGCACGTTCTGGTACCACCCGCACCACCACGGGTCCACCGCGACCCAGCTGCTGAGCGGCCTGGCGGGCGTCCTCGTCGTCGAGGGGGACGTCGACGAGGTGCCCGAGATCGCCGCCGCCAGGGAGGTGGTCGTCTGCATCAGCGAACTCAAGCTGTCCGGCGGCCGGGTGCCGGACCTGACCTCGCACGGCGTGTACGACGGCATCACCTCGACCTTCCTGGTCAACGGGGCGAAGAACCCCGTCCTGACCATCGCCCCCGGTGAGATCCAGCGCTGGCGGATCGTCAACGCCGGAGCCCTCACCGCCCAGTTCCTGAGCCTGGCCGGCCAGGAGATGCACCAGATCGCCTGCGACGGCATCACCTTCCCGAAGCCCGTCCCCGTCACCGGCCTGACGCTGCCCATGGGCGGACGCGTGGACCTGCTGGTGCGCGGCGGCAGACCCGGCACGTACCACCTCACCGGCGGGGGCCCCTCGCGGCAGTTGCTGACGCTCGTCGTCACCGGCGCCGCCCGGTCGATGCGGCTGCCCGCCACCCTGCCCGGCAGGCCCGTCTCCCTGCCCGCGCCCACCCGCAGGCGGACGCTGACCTTCCGCAGCTACGACAACGTCTTCCCGGGCTCCTTCCCCAACGCCTACCGCATCCTGGGCGACGGCGAGACCCCGCCCGCCGACACCCGCGCGGGCCGCGGCGACCTCGCCTGGGGCCGCCTGTCGTCGGAGTACGTCAACCAGCGCGTCCGGCTGGGCGAGGTCGAGGAGTGGACGGTCGTCAACGACTCCCACTTCCACGCTCATCACCCCTTCCACCTGCACACCAACCACTTCCTCGTCACCGCCGTCGACAACCGCCCGCTGGCCACGCCGGTCTGGCACGACACGGTCTCCGTCCCGCCCGGCGGCTCGGTCACCTTCCGGCTGCGCGCCGAGGACTTCACCGGCCGCTCGATGCTGCACTGCCACCAGCTCCAGCACGGCGACGAGGGCATGATGCAGATCGTCGAGTACGTGAAGTGA
- a CDS encoding Zn-dependent alcohol dehydrogenase has protein sequence MRGVVFDGKRAEVVDDLAVRDPGPGEVLVAVSAAGLCHSDLSVVDGTIPFPAPVVLGHEGAGTVAAVGPGVGHVVPGDHVALSTLASCGTCAECDRGRPTMCRQAIGRPRRPFTRAGSPVHQFAANSAFAERTVVKAVQAVRIPKDIPLTSAALIGCGVLTGVGAVLNRARVGHGESVVVIGTGGIGLNVLQGARIAGALRIVAVDANPAKEEAARRFGATHFLTSADGVREVLPTGADHVFECVGRVELIRTAVDLLDRHGQAVLLGVPPATAEASFLVSSLFLDKSILGCRYGASRPQRDIALYADLYREGRLLLDELVTRTYPVEDFEKAAADAEAGRVARAVLTF, from the coding sequence ATGCGAGGCGTGGTGTTCGACGGGAAGCGGGCCGAGGTCGTGGACGATCTGGCCGTCCGCGATCCGGGGCCCGGCGAGGTGCTGGTCGCGGTCTCGGCGGCGGGGCTGTGCCACAGCGACCTCTCGGTCGTCGACGGGACGATCCCCTTCCCGGCGCCCGTCGTGCTCGGCCACGAGGGTGCCGGAACCGTCGCGGCGGTCGGCCCGGGGGTCGGCCATGTCGTGCCGGGGGACCATGTGGCGCTGTCCACGCTCGCCAGCTGCGGCACCTGCGCGGAGTGCGACCGGGGCCGGCCGACGATGTGCCGCCAGGCCATCGGGCGCCCCCGCAGGCCGTTCACGCGCGCGGGGAGCCCGGTCCACCAGTTCGCGGCCAACTCGGCCTTCGCCGAGCGCACGGTGGTGAAGGCCGTGCAGGCGGTCCGCATCCCGAAGGACATCCCGCTCACCTCGGCGGCGCTGATCGGCTGCGGGGTGCTGACCGGGGTGGGCGCCGTGCTCAACCGCGCGCGCGTGGGGCACGGGGAGAGCGTCGTCGTCATCGGGACGGGCGGGATCGGGCTGAACGTCCTCCAGGGCGCGCGGATCGCGGGCGCGCTGCGGATCGTCGCGGTCGACGCCAACCCGGCCAAGGAGGAGGCGGCCCGGCGGTTCGGCGCGACCCACTTCCTCACCTCGGCCGACGGGGTGCGGGAGGTGCTCCCGACGGGCGCGGACCACGTCTTCGAGTGCGTGGGGAGGGTCGAGCTGATCCGGACGGCCGTCGACCTGCTCGACCGCCACGGGCAGGCGGTGCTGCTCGGGGTGCCGCCCGCGACCGCCGAGGCGTCCTTCCTCGTCTCCTCCCTCTTCCTGGACAAGTCGATCCTGGGCTGCCGTTACGGCGCCTCGCGCCCCCAGCGGGACATCGCCCTGTACGCCGACCTGTACCGGGAGGGCCGGCTGCTGCTCGACGAACTCGTCACGCGGACCTACCCGGTGGAGGACTTCGAGAAGGCGGCCGCGGACGCGGAGGCGGGACGGGTGGCCCGGGCGGTGCTCACGTTCTGA
- a CDS encoding acyl-CoA dehydrogenase family protein: MDFGVTSADDSFRAEVRGWLDAHAARATDRRSWERTLGAAGWIGLGWPQDGYGNRRGSLAQQVAWAEEYARSGAPPRSGHIGENLLAPTLLAHGTAEQKARFLPPIAAGTELWCQGYSEPGAGSDLAGVRTRAEAADDGRSYRITGQKIWTSLAHEADWCFVLARTDPQSTRHHGLTFLLVPMDQPGRIEVRPIRQLTGTSEFNEVFFDGAHARVEHVVGAVGDGWRVAMSLLGFERGVSTLAQQIGFAQELRRVVDTAVRTGAADDPVVRERLVRLWAELRVMRWNALRTLGGSGGPGAPSVAKLLWAGWHQRLGEMAVRVGGAAASVGPVDWSPTAPYELDEAQHLFLFSRADTIYGGSDQIQRTIIAERVLGLPRQPKG; encoded by the coding sequence GTGGATTTCGGTGTCACCTCGGCGGACGACTCGTTCCGTGCGGAAGTACGCGGCTGGCTCGACGCGCACGCCGCGCGGGCCACCGACCGGCGATCCTGGGAACGCACCCTCGGGGCGGCCGGCTGGATCGGGCTCGGGTGGCCGCAGGACGGTTACGGCAACCGGCGCGGGAGCCTCGCCCAGCAGGTCGCCTGGGCCGAGGAGTACGCGCGGTCGGGGGCGCCGCCCCGGTCCGGGCACATCGGCGAGAACCTCCTCGCGCCGACCCTCCTCGCGCACGGCACGGCCGAGCAGAAGGCGCGGTTCCTGCCGCCGATCGCCGCCGGGACCGAACTGTGGTGCCAGGGCTACAGCGAACCCGGGGCGGGGTCCGACCTGGCCGGCGTCCGTACGCGGGCCGAGGCCGCCGACGACGGACGGTCGTACCGGATCACCGGCCAGAAGATCTGGACCTCGCTCGCCCACGAGGCCGACTGGTGCTTCGTGCTGGCCCGCACCGACCCGCAGTCCACGCGGCACCACGGGCTGACCTTCCTGCTCGTCCCCATGGACCAGCCGGGCCGGATCGAGGTCCGGCCGATCCGGCAGCTGACCGGCACGAGCGAGTTCAACGAGGTCTTCTTCGACGGGGCGCACGCGCGCGTGGAGCACGTCGTCGGCGCGGTGGGTGACGGCTGGCGGGTCGCCATGAGCCTCCTCGGCTTCGAGCGCGGGGTGTCGACCCTCGCCCAGCAGATCGGCTTCGCCCAGGAGCTGCGCCGGGTCGTCGACACCGCGGTGCGCACGGGGGCGGCCGACGACCCCGTCGTGCGCGAGCGGCTGGTGCGGCTGTGGGCCGAGCTGCGCGTCATGCGCTGGAACGCGCTGCGCACGCTCGGAGGCTCGGGCGGGCCCGGCGCGCCCAGTGTGGCCAAGCTCCTGTGGGCGGGCTGGCACCAGCGGCTGGGGGAGATGGCGGTCCGGGTCGGCGGGGCGGCGGCGAGCGTCGGACCGGTCGACTGGTCGCCCACCGCGCCGTACGAACTCGACGAAGCGCAGCACCTGTTCCTGTTCTCCCGGGCCGACACGATCTACGGCGGCTCGGACCAGATCCAGCGCACGATCATCGCCGAGCGGGTGCTCGGCCTGCCCAGACAGCCCAAGGGATAG
- a CDS encoding ATP-binding protein gives MQLEIRPDPAEVGRARRWARSRLAGSGIGDEEALAETLILLVSELVTNAVVHTGCPAVLRLSLPGGTAEPSTVRLEVADSSGRAPVPRCAGDEATGGRGLALVDGLADRWGWSVEGAGKRIWCELDRCALPAEAETDRGGTKERLGAHDRPGVMPAPVPLPVATPIPVSAPAPGPAAPLPVPVETRSAEPAFGGFAYEAV, from the coding sequence GTGCAGCTGGAGATCCGGCCCGACCCCGCTGAGGTGGGGCGCGCCCGCAGGTGGGCCCGTTCGCGGCTCGCCGGGTCCGGGATAGGGGACGAGGAGGCGCTCGCCGAGACGCTGATCCTGCTCGTCTCCGAACTGGTCACCAACGCCGTGGTGCACACCGGCTGCCCGGCCGTGCTGCGGCTCTCCCTGCCGGGCGGGACGGCCGAGCCGTCCACGGTGCGCCTGGAGGTGGCCGACAGCAGCGGACGGGCGCCCGTGCCCCGGTGCGCGGGGGACGAGGCGACCGGCGGGCGGGGCCTGGCGCTCGTCGACGGTCTGGCGGACCGCTGGGGCTGGAGCGTCGAGGGGGCGGGCAAGCGCATCTGGTGCGAACTGGACCGCTGCGCGCTGCCGGCCGAGGCCGAGACGGACCGCGGCGGCACGAAGGAGCGCCTGGGCGCGCACGACCGCCCCGGCGTGATGCCGGCGCCCGTCCCGCTCCCGGTCGCGACGCCCATCCCGGTCTCCGCCCCGGCTCCCGGCCCGGCGGCCCCGCTCCCGGTCCCGGTGGAGACCCGGTCCGCCGAGCCGGCTTTCGGAGGGTTCGCGTACGAGGCCGTGTGA
- a CDS encoding flavin reductase family protein — MGHAGMAAAAVRWLRADRPVEALPRPELRCVREDERAPVDQGEFRRVLGSFASGVTVVTAAAAEGEAGPAGFACQSFSSLSLDPPLVAFMVGRTSTSWPRIARAGAFCVNVLSAAQGPLCRAFAATGTDKFAGVAHDPCPVSGAPRLAGALAWIDCAIHAVHTGGDHLIVVGRVNALGTGDGADEPPLLFHRGRFL; from the coding sequence ATGGGACATGCGGGAATGGCGGCCGCGGCCGTCCGCTGGCTCCGGGCGGACCGTCCGGTCGAGGCGCTGCCACGCCCCGAACTGCGCTGCGTACGGGAGGACGAACGGGCGCCGGTCGACCAGGGCGAGTTCCGGCGCGTGCTCGGGAGCTTCGCGTCGGGCGTCACGGTCGTCACGGCGGCCGCCGCCGAGGGTGAGGCGGGCCCGGCCGGTTTCGCCTGCCAGTCCTTCTCCTCCCTCTCCCTGGACCCGCCCCTCGTCGCGTTCATGGTCGGCCGCACGTCCACCAGCTGGCCGCGCATCGCCCGGGCGGGTGCCTTCTGCGTCAACGTGCTGAGCGCGGCCCAGGGCCCCCTGTGCCGCGCCTTCGCGGCCACCGGCACGGACAAGTTCGCCGGGGTGGCCCACGACCCGTGCCCGGTCTCGGGCGCGCCCCGCCTGGCCGGCGCCCTCGCGTGGATCGACTGCGCGATCCACGCGGTCCACACGGGCGGCGACCACCTCATCGTGGTGGGACGGGTGAACGCCCTGGGCACGGGCGACGGCGCCGACGAACCGCCCCTGCTGTTCCACCGGGGCCGCTTCCTCTGA
- a CDS encoding SDR family NAD(P)-dependent oxidoreductase: MGNFLTGKVVAVTGAGRGIGRAVALAAAAEGARVVVNDHGVSVDGASPTSEVAAAVVKEIEAAGGEAVAVADDISTMAGGQRVVDTALASYGRLDGVVCVAGILRERMLFNMSEAEWDPVVATHLKGTFTVFRAASAVMRGQRSGTLIGFTSGNHQGSVSQANYSAAKGGIISLVRSAALGLHKYGVTANAVAPVARTRMSAGVPTQLTEIGEPEDVAAFVVYLLSDAARDAGVTGQVYTVAGPKIAVWAQPAELRSAYAEAGSWTPERIAQVLPGTVGVDPMPMLARLAEMARAAREGDRPNAG, from the coding sequence GTGGGGAACTTCCTGACCGGCAAGGTCGTCGCCGTCACGGGCGCGGGACGAGGCATCGGACGGGCGGTGGCGCTCGCGGCGGCGGCCGAGGGCGCGCGGGTCGTCGTCAACGACCACGGCGTCTCGGTGGACGGCGCCTCACCCACCAGCGAGGTCGCCGCGGCCGTCGTCAAGGAGATCGAGGCCGCGGGCGGCGAGGCGGTCGCCGTCGCCGACGACATCTCCACGATGGCGGGCGGGCAGCGGGTCGTCGACACCGCGCTCGCCTCGTACGGGCGGCTCGACGGGGTCGTGTGCGTGGCCGGGATCCTGCGCGAGCGGATGCTCTTCAACATGTCCGAGGCGGAGTGGGACCCGGTCGTCGCCACGCACCTCAAGGGCACGTTCACGGTGTTCCGGGCGGCATCGGCGGTGATGCGCGGGCAGCGCTCCGGCACGCTGATCGGGTTCACCAGCGGCAACCACCAGGGCTCCGTCTCGCAGGCCAACTACAGCGCCGCCAAGGGCGGGATCATCTCGCTCGTGCGCAGCGCGGCGCTGGGCCTGCACAAGTACGGCGTGACCGCGAACGCGGTGGCCCCCGTCGCGCGGACGCGGATGTCCGCGGGCGTGCCGACGCAGCTGACGGAGATCGGCGAGCCGGAGGACGTGGCCGCCTTCGTGGTGTACCTGCTCTCGGACGCGGCGCGCGACGCCGGGGTCACCGGGCAGGTGTACACCGTCGCCGGGCCGAAGATCGCGGTGTGGGCGCAGCCCGCGGAACTGCGGTCGGCCTACGCGGAAGCGGGTTCCTGGACTCCCGAGCGGATCGCACAGGTGCTGCCGGGGACGGTGGGGGTGGACCCGATGCCCATGCTGGCGCGCCTGGCGGAGATGGCCCGGGCCGCCCGGGAGGGGGACCGGCCCAACGCCGGATAG
- a CDS encoding GlxA family transcriptional regulator: MSVQSADPRPHRVVVLALDGLLPFELGIPHRIFGRPRDAAGRPLYEVVTCSVRPPGPVETDADFAIIVAHGPQALATADTVIVPASYELGPVFEEGVLTDELAAALARIRPGTRLASICTGVYVLAAAGFLDGRPATTHWADADRLQRLFPHIDVDPDVLFIDDGDVLTSAGVAAGIDLCLHIVRRDHGTAVANEVARRTVVPPHRDGGQAQYIERPVPDPQQATTTAARAWALGRLHESIQLRDMAAQEAMSVRTFTRRFREEVGISPGQWLTQQRVERARHLLESSDRSVDRIARDAGFGTAQSMRQHLQTALGVTPSAYRRTFRTGDGVSTGDGVSTGDGAGRTGGGRARDVAAGVRT; this comes from the coding sequence ATGAGCGTGCAGTCGGCGGATCCCCGTCCCCACCGTGTCGTCGTCCTCGCCCTCGACGGTCTGCTCCCGTTCGAGCTCGGCATCCCGCACCGCATCTTCGGCCGCCCCAGGGACGCCGCGGGCCGGCCCCTGTACGAGGTCGTCACCTGCTCGGTCCGGCCGCCGGGTCCGGTCGAGACCGACGCCGACTTCGCCATCATCGTCGCCCACGGCCCGCAGGCCCTGGCCACCGCCGACACCGTGATCGTCCCGGCCTCCTACGAGCTCGGCCCGGTCTTCGAGGAGGGAGTGCTGACCGACGAGCTCGCCGCCGCGCTCGCCCGCATCCGGCCCGGCACCCGGCTCGCCTCGATCTGCACGGGGGTGTACGTCCTGGCCGCGGCGGGTTTCCTGGACGGCCGGCCCGCGACCACGCACTGGGCGGACGCCGACCGCCTCCAGCGCCTCTTCCCGCACATCGACGTCGATCCGGACGTCCTGTTCATCGACGACGGCGACGTGCTCACCTCCGCGGGCGTCGCCGCCGGGATCGACCTGTGCCTGCACATCGTGCGCCGCGACCACGGCACCGCCGTCGCCAACGAGGTCGCCCGCCGCACGGTCGTGCCGCCGCACCGGGACGGCGGCCAGGCGCAGTACATCGAACGCCCCGTGCCGGACCCCCAGCAGGCGACGACGACCGCCGCGCGCGCGTGGGCGCTGGGCCGCCTGCACGAGTCGATCCAGCTGCGCGACATGGCCGCGCAGGAAGCCATGTCGGTACGGACCTTCACCCGCCGCTTCCGCGAGGAGGTCGGGATCAGTCCGGGCCAGTGGCTCACCCAGCAGCGCGTCGAGCGGGCCCGGCACCTGCTGGAGTCCAGTGACCGCTCCGTCGACCGGATCGCCCGGGACGCGGGCTTCGGCACCGCGCAGTCGATGCGCCAGCACCTTCAGACGGCCCTCGGGGTCACACCGAGCGCGTACCGGCGCACCTTCCGCACCGGAGACGGCGTGAGCACTGGGGACGGCGTGAGCACCGGGGACGGCGCCGGGCGCACCGGCGGCGGGCGGGCGCGCGACGTGGCGGCAGGGGTCAGAACGTGA